The proteins below come from a single Gordonia pseudamarae genomic window:
- a CDS encoding class I adenylate-forming enzyme family protein, with protein sequence MTIFTGGFADDPRLAELFAEGGPFETGETLVDGHPVRTYLHGPRTLADIFAQSAGHGDLVSMVYREQRLTFADIRAQALSLAHSFRSDFGVAPGDRVMIAMRNLPQFAVAFWASVACGAIAVPVNAWWQGPELAAAVDESQPKVIVADAERADRLRQSGCAVTLIGVGTPDGAVRYDDCAFGAHTSAGDLAVRQPDDPVAILYTSGTTGRPKGVVITHRGITHNVMNMALMMRRGMVIASTPPAVQQRQSAGLLGTHLFHIGGIAAIVNSALTGAKIVMLHRWDVDDVLRLGREEQVTGLGGVPTMVRKMLAHPDIGDFAGQVLSFQMGAASVPPDIPIRAREVLGDNLLIVNGYGATETTSAMATNVGDEYAAHPSSVGKLNPTADLRIVTDGRNLGTGQLGELWFRSPQTARGYWNNPGATAESFVDGWWRTGDVGYIDDDGFIYVVDRIKDVIIRGGENVYCVEIESVLVEHPAVVDVAVVAVPDESLGEKVCAVVIPEPGHEPTLTDLRDFAAGRLAYFKLPELLVLADDVPRTATGKIAKRRLRDRIGTDPAAVIGE encoded by the coding sequence ATGACGATCTTCACCGGCGGTTTCGCCGACGACCCGCGACTGGCGGAACTGTTCGCCGAGGGTGGGCCCTTCGAGACCGGCGAAACGCTCGTCGACGGCCATCCGGTGCGCACGTACCTCCACGGCCCCCGCACGCTCGCCGACATCTTCGCCCAGTCCGCCGGTCACGGCGACCTGGTGTCGATGGTGTATCGCGAGCAGCGGCTCACCTTCGCCGACATCCGGGCGCAGGCGCTGTCCCTGGCGCACTCCTTCCGGTCCGATTTCGGTGTGGCGCCGGGCGATCGGGTGATGATCGCGATGCGAAACCTGCCCCAGTTCGCCGTCGCGTTCTGGGCGTCGGTGGCCTGCGGGGCGATTGCCGTACCGGTCAACGCCTGGTGGCAGGGGCCGGAACTGGCCGCGGCCGTCGACGAGTCGCAACCGAAGGTGATCGTCGCCGACGCCGAACGCGCCGACCGGCTGCGGCAATCCGGCTGTGCGGTGACTCTCATCGGTGTCGGTACCCCCGATGGCGCGGTCCGCTACGATGACTGCGCATTCGGCGCGCACACCTCGGCCGGCGACCTGGCGGTCCGCCAGCCCGACGATCCGGTCGCGATCCTGTACACCTCGGGCACCACCGGCCGCCCGAAGGGCGTGGTCATCACCCACCGCGGCATCACCCACAACGTGATGAACATGGCGCTGATGATGCGTCGTGGCATGGTGATCGCATCGACCCCGCCCGCGGTGCAGCAGCGGCAGAGCGCGGGACTGCTCGGTACCCACCTGTTCCATATCGGCGGTATCGCGGCGATCGTCAACTCCGCGCTGACCGGCGCCAAGATCGTGATGCTGCACCGGTGGGACGTCGACGACGTGCTGCGGCTGGGCAGGGAAGAACAGGTCACCGGCCTGGGCGGCGTGCCGACGATGGTCCGGAAGATGCTCGCGCACCCCGACATCGGAGATTTCGCGGGCCAGGTACTGAGCTTCCAGATGGGCGCGGCGAGCGTACCGCCCGACATCCCGATCCGTGCCCGCGAGGTGCTCGGGGACAACCTGCTCATCGTCAACGGCTACGGGGCCACCGAGACCACCTCGGCGATGGCCACCAATGTGGGCGACGAATACGCCGCGCATCCCTCCAGCGTCGGAAAGCTCAACCCCACAGCGGATCTGCGCATCGTCACCGACGGCCGCAACCTGGGTACCGGCCAACTGGGCGAGCTGTGGTTCCGGTCCCCGCAGACAGCCCGCGGCTACTGGAACAACCCCGGGGCCACCGCCGAATCGTTCGTCGACGGCTGGTGGCGCACCGGTGACGTCGGCTACATCGACGACGACGGCTTCATCTACGTCGTCGACCGCATCAAGGACGTGATCATCCGCGGCGGCGAGAACGTGTACTGCGTCGAGATCGAGTCGGTACTGGTCGAGCATCCCGCCGTGGTCGACGTGGCCGTGGTGGCGGTGCCCGACGAGTCGCTCGGCGAGAAGGTGTGCGCCGTCGTCATCCCCGAGCCCGGCCACGAACCGACCCTGACGGACCTGCGCGACTTCGCGGCCGGCCGGCTCGCCTACTTCAAACTCCCCGAACTCCTCGTCCTCGCCGACGACGTCCCCCGCACCGCCACCGGCAAGATCGCCAAACGCCGACTCCGCGACCGGATCGGTACCGACCCGGCGGCCGTGATCGGCGAGTAG
- a CDS encoding AMP-binding protein, giving the protein MEWTVGTVIDAIADAVPDRLMTICGERRSTYREAAERTTALAKFLAGKGFGTHTERPELRPWECGQDRVALIMHNDLYPDAFIACSKARVIPVNVNYHYTPAEIRELLDYVGPRGVIGHRSLLATFADALPECVELIVSVPDGIDDATPVEGAIDLDDALAQGRSWAGELPRSTPDDVVMMCTGGTTGRPKGVLWRQGDQYVVSMNGGVHEHVDEIHHKVQYSGAPWFAVSPLMHAAGLLTAFAGILNGQTAVLYDRTKFDPHRVLATIEREKVGLMTMVGDAYAVGLIDGIRSGRYDVSTLFSVASGGAPLNVEHQKTLRELLPGVILVNGYGSTETGNVAFGASEDDATDTIVGFTPHADTRIASENLDGFLEAGADEDGWVVRQGRMPLGYFKDPEATERTFLTVDGVRVVQSGDRGRISADGKLLLRGRDSLVINTGGEKVFAEEVEEVLRTFPHITDVLVVGRPSERWGSEVVAVAAGDDDLVAAVESGELQRHCRQKLAGYKIPKAVIVVDEVRRLGNGKGDYRWARAAAGSSGVPSSSGVPGSSGVPESSGIPEPSGAPVA; this is encoded by the coding sequence ATGGAATGGACCGTAGGTACCGTCATCGATGCCATCGCCGACGCCGTCCCCGACCGGTTGATGACCATCTGCGGTGAGCGGCGCAGTACCTATCGTGAGGCCGCCGAACGCACCACCGCACTCGCGAAGTTCCTGGCCGGCAAGGGTTTCGGCACCCACACCGAACGCCCGGAACTGCGGCCGTGGGAATGCGGGCAGGACCGGGTCGCACTCATCATGCACAACGACCTGTACCCCGACGCCTTCATCGCGTGTTCCAAGGCGCGGGTGATACCGGTCAACGTCAACTATCACTACACGCCCGCCGAGATCCGTGAACTCCTCGACTATGTCGGGCCGCGCGGTGTGATCGGCCATCGATCACTGCTGGCCACATTCGCCGACGCACTGCCCGAGTGCGTCGAACTGATCGTCTCGGTGCCCGACGGCATCGATGACGCCACCCCGGTAGAAGGTGCGATCGACCTCGATGACGCGCTGGCACAGGGCAGATCGTGGGCCGGCGAATTGCCTCGGTCCACCCCCGACGATGTGGTGATGATGTGTACCGGCGGCACCACCGGCCGGCCCAAGGGCGTGCTGTGGCGCCAGGGCGACCAGTATGTGGTGTCGATGAACGGCGGCGTGCACGAGCACGTCGACGAGATCCACCACAAGGTCCAGTACTCGGGCGCACCCTGGTTCGCGGTGTCCCCGCTCATGCACGCGGCGGGTCTGCTCACCGCATTCGCCGGCATCCTCAACGGCCAGACCGCCGTTCTGTACGACCGCACCAAGTTTGATCCGCACCGGGTGCTCGCCACCATCGAGCGCGAGAAGGTCGGCCTGATGACGATGGTCGGCGACGCCTACGCGGTGGGCCTCATCGACGGCATCCGCAGCGGCCGATACGACGTCTCCACACTCTTCTCGGTCGCCAGCGGCGGTGCCCCGCTCAACGTCGAACACCAGAAGACCCTGCGCGAGTTGCTGCCCGGGGTGATCCTGGTGAACGGCTACGGCTCCACCGAAACCGGCAACGTCGCATTCGGCGCGAGCGAGGACGACGCCACCGACACCATCGTGGGCTTCACCCCGCACGCCGATACCCGCATCGCATCGGAGAACCTCGACGGCTTCCTCGAAGCGGGCGCCGACGAGGACGGCTGGGTGGTCCGTCAGGGCCGGATGCCGTTGGGCTACTTCAAGGACCCCGAGGCCACCGAACGCACCTTCCTCACCGTCGACGGGGTGCGCGTCGTACAGTCCGGCGATCGCGGCCGGATCTCCGCCGACGGAAAGCTGCTGCTGCGCGGACGCGATTCGCTGGTCATCAACACCGGCGGCGAGAAGGTCTTCGCCGAGGAGGTCGAGGAGGTGCTGCGCACCTTCCCGCACATCACCGACGTGCTGGTCGTCGGCCGCCCCAGCGAACGTTGGGGTTCGGAGGTGGTGGCGGTGGCCGCCGGCGACGACGACCTGGTCGCGGCCGTCGAATCGGGCGAGTTGCAGCGGCACTGCCGCCAGAAACTGGCCGGGTACAAGATTCCGAAAGCGGTGATCGTCGTCGACGAGGTCCGCCGTCTGGGCAACGGCAAGGGCGACTATCGCTGGGCCAGGGCCGCCGCCGGTTCTTCCGGTGTCCCCAGTTCTTCCGGTGTCCCCGGGTCTTCCGGTGTCCCCGAGTCTTCCGGGATCCCGGAACCGTCCGGGGCACCGGTGGCGTGA
- a CDS encoding CoA transferase, producing the protein MGESADSARQRDWARSGVTALTGHAAAPMVPPGRGASWARECADALRRASGGAIDVDGAALLGERAAFTGMRRSGRTAPGGHTRLLPTSDGWAVLSCSRPDDPVLYGALISDDMTIDDPWPQLERWLATRTGAELDERAELLGLAAHSVTPPPRSARSPAGVPGGVSKPDDATGPFHAGISRATRSPRGLRVVDFSALWAGPLCAHLLGLGGAEIIKVETTTRPDGARRGNQDFYHLLHGGHRSVTFDPADRRRLGELVASADIVIEASRPRALRGFGIDAHEIAAAGASWVSITAFGRDSIRIGFGDDVAAAAGLVALDGAGDPVFCGDAIADPLTGLTAAVLALGEPGVVHDVSMAQVVASTLTGEPSAACGRSGDRWATPAGHHVAAPTARAVRAVAPASGADTDVVFGEL; encoded by the coding sequence ATGGGTGAGAGCGCCGACAGCGCCCGGCAACGGGACTGGGCACGCAGCGGGGTCACCGCGCTGACCGGGCATGCGGCCGCGCCGATGGTTCCACCCGGACGGGGAGCCTCGTGGGCGCGGGAGTGCGCCGATGCCCTGCGGCGGGCGTCCGGAGGGGCGATAGACGTCGACGGTGCGGCGCTGTTGGGTGAACGGGCGGCATTCACCGGAATGCGGCGGTCGGGCCGCACGGCGCCCGGCGGGCATACCCGGTTGCTGCCGACATCCGACGGCTGGGCGGTTCTGTCGTGTTCGCGCCCCGACGATCCGGTCCTGTACGGCGCCCTGATCTCCGACGACATGACCATCGATGATCCATGGCCACAACTCGAACGCTGGCTGGCCACCCGCACCGGAGCCGAACTCGACGAGCGCGCCGAACTTCTCGGCCTCGCCGCACATTCGGTGACGCCACCGCCACGGTCCGCCCGCTCGCCGGCCGGGGTACCCGGGGGAGTCTCGAAACCCGATGACGCGACAGGGCCGTTTCACGCCGGGATATCCCGGGCGACGAGATCGCCGCGCGGCCTGCGGGTGGTGGATTTCAGCGCGCTGTGGGCGGGACCGCTGTGCGCGCACCTGCTGGGACTCGGGGGCGCCGAGATCATCAAGGTGGAGACCACCACCCGGCCCGACGGTGCGCGGCGCGGCAACCAGGACTTCTACCATCTGCTCCATGGCGGCCATCGCAGCGTGACCTTCGACCCGGCCGACCGGCGTCGGCTCGGTGAGCTGGTGGCCTCGGCCGACATCGTAATCGAGGCATCGCGGCCGAGGGCGTTGCGCGGCTTCGGGATCGACGCCCACGAGATTGCCGCGGCGGGGGCCTCGTGGGTGTCGATCACCGCATTCGGCCGCGACAGCATCCGGATCGGTTTCGGCGACGACGTCGCGGCGGCGGCGGGCCTGGTGGCCCTCGACGGCGCCGGTGACCCCGTATTCTGCGGCGATGCGATCGCCGATCCGCTCACCGGTCTCACCGCCGCCGTGCTGGCCCTCGGTGAACCCGGTGTGGTGCATGATGTTTCGATGGCACAGGTGGTGGCATCGACCCTGACCGGCGAGCCGTCGGCGGCCTGCGGGCGATCCGGCGACCGATGGGCCACACCCGCCGGTCACCATGTGGCCGCGCCGACCGCCCGTGCGGTCCGGGCGGTCGCGCCGGCATCCGGTGCCGATACCGACGTGGTGTTCGGGGAGCTGTGA
- a CDS encoding amidohydrolase family protein, with translation MLLTNVVVDGAPTRIRLAGSIIDGTGPDLERRAGERVVDCAGGTAEPGYTDHHLHLHALAAVRRSVRCGPPQIVDGGALATALATAAADDNGWVRGVGYAETVAGDLDSDALDLMCADRPIRICHRSGAMWMVNGIGARLLGLDTADHPGIERGPDGTATGRIFRADDWLRERLPTNRFPDLAAVGAELLSLGITSVTDATPDLDAAALAHLRSSVACGALAQRVQLLGVRLGHDVTEPRISTGPYKIVVADSGLPDLDDLTARIRAAHDVGRSVAVHCVTREALILTLVALADAGPTGHDRIEHAAIVPPDLIDELVRLRVTVVTQPGFLADRGHDYLREVDPADHDNLYRCASLIDAGVPVALSSDAPYGPLDPAEIIDAAVTRRVPGGRIAGPSERVTAADAAGRLRTPARGSPARLVRGAPADLVIRDSSGLTHAVIAGEMVR, from the coding sequence ATGCTGCTGACGAATGTGGTGGTCGATGGTGCGCCGACCCGTATCCGTCTGGCGGGAAGCATTATCGATGGAACAGGCCCGGATCTCGAACGCAGGGCGGGGGAGCGGGTCGTCGACTGCGCCGGCGGTACCGCCGAACCCGGCTACACCGATCATCACCTTCATCTGCACGCCCTCGCGGCGGTGCGGCGCTCGGTGAGGTGCGGACCACCACAGATCGTCGACGGCGGTGCGCTCGCGACCGCGCTGGCCACCGCGGCCGCCGACGACAATGGCTGGGTCCGGGGTGTCGGATACGCCGAAACCGTTGCCGGTGATCTGGATTCGGATGCGCTGGACCTGATGTGCGCGGACCGTCCGATACGCATCTGTCATCGCAGCGGCGCGATGTGGATGGTCAACGGAATCGGTGCCCGGCTGCTCGGCCTGGACACCGCAGATCACCCGGGCATCGAACGCGGGCCCGACGGCACCGCCACCGGCCGCATCTTCCGCGCCGATGACTGGCTGCGGGAACGGCTTCCGACCAACCGCTTCCCCGACCTCGCCGCGGTGGGAGCCGAGTTGCTCTCACTCGGCATCACCTCGGTCACCGACGCCACCCCCGATCTCGACGCCGCCGCTCTCGCTCACCTCCGGTCGTCGGTGGCCTGCGGTGCGCTCGCGCAACGCGTTCAGCTGCTCGGGGTTCGGCTGGGCCACGACGTCACCGAACCGCGGATCTCGACGGGACCGTACAAGATCGTCGTCGCCGACTCGGGCCTGCCCGATCTCGACGACCTGACCGCACGCATCCGCGCCGCACACGATGTGGGCCGGTCCGTCGCCGTACACTGCGTCACCCGTGAAGCCCTGATTCTCACCCTCGTGGCCCTCGCCGACGCCGGACCCACCGGACACGACCGCATCGAGCACGCCGCGATCGTCCCCCCGGACCTGATCGACGAGCTGGTCAGACTCCGCGTCACGGTGGTGACGCAGCCCGGGTTCCTCGCCGACCGTGGCCACGACTACCTGCGCGAGGTCGACCCGGCCGACCATGACAACCTCTACCGCTGTGCCAGCCTCATCGACGCCGGGGTACCGGTGGCCCTGTCGAGCGACGCCCCGTACGGCCCGCTCGACCCGGCCGAGATCATCGACGCCGCGGTGACCCGCCGGGTTCCCGGCGGCCGGATCGCCGGTCCGTCGGAGCGGGTGACCGCGGCGGATGCGGCCGGTCGGCTCCGGACCCCGGCACGCGGATCACCGGCCCGCCTCGTCCGAGGCGCTCCGGCCGACCTCGTCATCCGGGATTCGTCGGGCCTCACACACGCGGTGATCGCCGGGGAGATGGTCCGGTGA
- a CDS encoding alpha/beta fold hydrolase — protein MSGRITEYRNGDYVFDVIDAGPIDGPPIVLLHGFPQRASGWDLVTPRLHEQGYRTLAPDLRGYSPRARPARRRDYALGLLIGDVLALFDALGNGPVHLVGHDWGSMLAWGVAARHPERISTLTTLSVPHPAAYRAAMPRGQLLRSWYMAVFQLPKVPELLLGKVFRSPKARARVGLPPEYADRLYDDIIASGAITGALNWYRGLPFWSRSDRTPGMITVPTTHVWSDGDFALSRFGAQRTGRSVQAPYEFRIITGANHWLPESRPDEVADAVLDRVRG, from the coding sequence ATGTCCGGACGTATCACCGAATACCGTAACGGCGACTACGTTTTCGACGTCATCGACGCCGGGCCGATCGACGGTCCCCCGATCGTGCTGCTGCACGGCTTTCCGCAGCGCGCGAGCGGCTGGGATCTGGTGACACCACGGTTGCACGAGCAGGGTTACCGCACGCTCGCACCGGATCTGCGCGGCTACTCACCGCGCGCCCGGCCCGCCCGGCGCCGCGACTACGCGCTCGGTCTGCTCATCGGTGACGTACTCGCCCTGTTCGACGCCCTCGGCAATGGTCCCGTCCACCTCGTCGGGCACGACTGGGGCTCGATGCTGGCCTGGGGTGTGGCCGCCAGGCATCCCGAACGGATCAGCACGCTGACCACGCTGTCGGTACCGCATCCGGCGGCCTACCGCGCGGCCATGCCACGCGGCCAGTTGCTGCGCAGCTGGTACATGGCGGTGTTCCAGTTGCCCAAGGTTCCCGAGCTGCTTCTCGGCAAGGTCTTCCGGTCCCCGAAGGCCCGGGCGCGGGTCGGCCTGCCACCGGAGTACGCCGACCGACTCTACGACGACATCATCGCCTCCGGCGCGATCACCGGTGCGCTCAACTGGTACCGGGGCCTGCCGTTCTGGTCCCGCTCCGACAGGACGCCGGGCATGATCACCGTGCCCACCACCCACGTGTGGAGCGACGGCGATTTCGCCCTCAGCCGTTTCGGTGCACAACGCACCGGTCGCAGCGTGCAGGCCCCCTACGAGTTCCGCATCATCACCGGCGCCAACCATTGGCTCCCCGAGTCCCGGCCCGACGAGGTCGCCGACGCCGTTCTGGACCGGGTGCGCGGCTGA
- a CDS encoding cytochrome P450, with the protein MTTAEAVPAGVLAIPAAYKDPEALHAALAAARRDDPVSYVDVEGYTPFWAVTKYADIIKVERAAKTFTNSPRPVLMTTEQDKLQQQVGIDTLIHMDGAKHRQYRAIGVNWFKPSALAALQTRVDTLAKRFVDKLAAAGGECDFVQTVGVDYPLYVIMSLLGIPEDDFAFMLKLTQELVGNDDPELQRGTTDEENMMAMLEMFAYFQKLTEDRRANPTDDLASAIANATVDGAPLDDIQTVSYYAIVATAGHDTTSSSITGGLQALIEHPDQLATLRDNPDLMPTAVEEMIRWVTPVKEFMRTAAEDTELCGKQIKAGDAVLLSYASANRDEDAFDDPFAFDIEREPNKHLAFGHGLHFCLGAPLARMEIGAFFKELLSRLDHIELAGEPQLTATTFVGGLKHLPIRYSLR; encoded by the coding sequence ATGACCACAGCAGAGGCGGTACCCGCAGGGGTACTGGCAATTCCGGCAGCATACAAAGACCCCGAGGCCCTGCATGCGGCACTGGCCGCCGCCCGCCGGGACGACCCGGTCTCGTACGTCGATGTGGAGGGTTACACCCCGTTCTGGGCGGTCACCAAGTACGCGGACATCATCAAGGTCGAACGCGCGGCCAAGACGTTCACCAACTCGCCGCGGCCGGTGCTGATGACCACCGAGCAGGACAAGCTGCAGCAGCAGGTCGGCATCGACACGCTCATCCACATGGACGGTGCCAAGCACCGGCAGTACCGGGCGATCGGTGTCAACTGGTTCAAGCCGAGCGCCCTGGCCGCCCTGCAGACCCGTGTCGATACCCTCGCCAAGCGGTTCGTGGACAAGCTGGCCGCGGCCGGTGGTGAATGCGACTTCGTGCAGACGGTCGGCGTCGACTACCCGCTGTACGTGATCATGTCGCTGCTCGGCATCCCCGAAGACGACTTCGCGTTCATGCTCAAGCTGACGCAGGAGCTCGTCGGCAACGACGACCCGGAACTGCAGCGCGGCACCACCGACGAAGAGAACATGATGGCGATGCTGGAGATGTTCGCCTACTTCCAGAAGCTCACCGAGGACCGCCGCGCCAACCCCACCGACGACCTCGCCTCGGCCATCGCCAACGCCACCGTCGACGGCGCGCCGCTCGACGACATCCAGACGGTCTCGTACTACGCGATCGTCGCGACCGCCGGCCACGACACCACCAGCAGCTCCATCACCGGTGGTCTGCAGGCGCTGATCGAGCATCCCGACCAGTTGGCCACGTTGCGCGACAACCCGGATCTCATGCCGACCGCGGTGGAGGAGATGATCCGCTGGGTCACCCCGGTCAAGGAGTTCATGCGCACGGCCGCCGAGGACACCGAACTGTGCGGCAAGCAGATCAAGGCCGGTGACGCGGTGCTGCTGTCGTACGCCTCGGCCAACCGCGACGAGGATGCCTTCGACGACCCGTTCGCCTTCGACATCGAGCGCGAACCCAACAAGCATCTGGCGTTCGGCCACGGGCTGCACTTCTGCCTCGGTGCTCCACTGGCCCGGATGGAGATCGGCGCGTTCTTCAAGGAACTACTCTCGCGCCTGGACCACATCGAGCTGGCCGGGGAGCCGCAGTTGACGGCCACCACCTTCGTCGGCGGTCTCAAGCACCTCCCGATCCGGTACTCGCTGCGATGA